From the Rhodococcus sp. NBC_00297 genome, one window contains:
- a CDS encoding LmeA family phospholipid-binding protein, protein MRKLIVGLVFVLALALAADFGTAAYSEYRVSRALRDGGDLVSDPQVTIHGFPFLTQAADGRYGRVEIRAQDVPTDYVEKTTIEATLRGVRIPASDLLDGSVRTVPMDQLDARVRIDATDLGRFLEIPDLQVSTPPADRSDGTGGSGGSGETTAGAVVLTGTVPVGPLDTAVSVTAELRLDGGTVSIVASDLYFGPEGQADFTIPDFLKPAVLGLFTRTIDEQQLPFGILPTSVYAEGGQIVIEGSAEDVTIELDEIRTP, encoded by the coding sequence GTGCGAAAACTGATCGTCGGGCTCGTCTTCGTCCTGGCGCTCGCTCTGGCCGCCGATTTCGGCACCGCCGCATACTCCGAGTACCGCGTCTCGCGGGCACTGCGGGACGGCGGAGATCTGGTGTCCGATCCGCAGGTGACCATCCACGGCTTCCCGTTCCTGACCCAGGCGGCCGACGGCAGGTACGGCCGCGTGGAGATCCGAGCGCAGGACGTCCCCACCGACTACGTCGAGAAGACGACCATCGAGGCGACGTTGCGCGGCGTGCGCATTCCGGCCTCCGACCTGCTCGACGGATCGGTGCGCACGGTGCCCATGGATCAACTCGACGCGCGCGTCCGTATCGACGCCACCGACCTCGGCCGGTTCCTCGAGATCCCCGACCTCCAGGTCTCCACTCCCCCCGCCGACCGCTCCGACGGCACGGGCGGTTCGGGCGGTTCCGGCGAGACCACCGCCGGGGCCGTGGTCCTCACGGGCACCGTGCCCGTCGGTCCCCTGGACACCGCGGTCAGCGTCACCGCCGAGCTCCGGCTCGACGGTGGAACCGTGTCCATCGTCGCGTCGGACCTCTACTTCGGGCCCGAGGGCCAGGCCGACTTCACCATCCCCGACTTCCTGAAGCCCGCGGTCCTGGGCCTGTTCACCCGCACGATCGACGAGCAGCAGCTGCCGTTCGGCATCCTCCCCACGTCGGTCTACGCGGAGGGCGGGCAGATCGTCATCGAGGGCAGCGCCGAGGACGTCACCATCGAACTCGACGAGATCCGTACGCCGTGA
- a CDS encoding thioredoxin family protein, which yields MSAVVVLLVALALAAVVGLWVRRREGAVRTSDRGGASGSRAHALRAAGVTDGAVTVLHFSATWCGPCAAVRRVVSAVVTDLESAGHRVSDVEVDMDENPQLARDFGVMSLPTTFVLDGAMRERSRASGVPSSKDLRAAVLSASDSPSSE from the coding sequence GTGAGCGCCGTCGTCGTCCTTCTCGTCGCCCTGGCGCTCGCCGCCGTGGTGGGCCTGTGGGTCCGCCGCCGCGAGGGCGCCGTCCGCACGTCGGATCGCGGCGGCGCGTCGGGCTCGCGAGCTCACGCTCTGCGCGCCGCCGGCGTCACCGACGGCGCGGTGACCGTGCTCCACTTCTCCGCCACCTGGTGCGGCCCGTGCGCGGCGGTGCGACGCGTCGTGTCCGCCGTGGTGACCGACCTCGAGTCGGCGGGGCACCGCGTGTCCGACGTCGAGGTGGACATGGACGAGAACCCGCAGCTCGCCCGCGACTTCGGCGTGATGTCTCTCCCGACCACCTTCGTGCTCGACGGGGCGATGCGGGAACGATCGCGCGCGTCGGGTGTGCCGTCGTCGAAGGACCTGCGGGCCGCCGTGCTCTCGGCGTCCGATTCACCCTCGTCGGAGTGA
- a CDS encoding DUF4395 domain-containing protein: MSSIPPQVDVRGPRFVAWMTTGVLVVTLLVSTVSLTAAAVLLGLQTLVFAYGAAAGPAAHPYGRVFRAVVAPRLGPVSETEPTTPLRFAQGLGFAFSIVGTLGFALSSTTVGTVATGLALFAAVLNAAFGICLGCKIYPLASRLLPARHATT; encoded by the coding sequence ATGTCATCCATTCCCCCGCAGGTCGACGTTCGTGGTCCCCGCTTCGTCGCCTGGATGACCACCGGCGTCCTCGTCGTGACGCTGCTCGTGTCGACGGTGTCGCTCACCGCTGCAGCGGTGCTCCTGGGCCTGCAGACGCTGGTCTTCGCGTACGGCGCTGCTGCCGGGCCTGCAGCGCATCCTTACGGACGCGTGTTCCGCGCCGTCGTCGCACCGCGCCTGGGCCCGGTGTCGGAGACCGAACCGACGACCCCCCTGCGGTTCGCGCAGGGACTGGGATTCGCCTTCTCGATCGTGGGAACCCTCGGGTTCGCGCTGTCCTCGACGACCGTCGGCACCGTCGCCACGGGTCTGGCCCTGTTCGCCGCGGTGCTGAACGCGGCGTTCGGAATCTGCCTGGGCTGCAAGATTTACCCACTCGCGAGTCGGCTCCTGCCGGCTCGACATGCCACCACCTGA
- a CDS encoding sulfurtransferase: MARSDVLVTADWAEQNLHAPKTVFVEVDEDTSAYDTGHIEGAVKLDWKSDLQDPVLRDFLNQEQFSDLLSTRGIANDDTVILYGGNNNWFAAYAYWYFKLYGHKDVRLLDGGRKKWELDGRPLSTDAVSREGTSYRAEAPDLSIRAFRDEVIAAIGTKNLLDIRSPDEYSGKILAPAHLPQEQSQRPGHIPGAVNVPWSKAANEDGTFKSDEELKELYDGVGIDPSKGTIAYCRIGERSSHSWFALTQLLGYENVKNYDGSWTEYGSLVGAPIELGA, translated from the coding sequence ATGGCTCGCTCCGACGTCCTGGTCACTGCCGACTGGGCCGAGCAGAACCTGCATGCTCCCAAGACCGTGTTCGTCGAGGTCGACGAGGACACCAGCGCCTACGACACCGGCCACATCGAGGGTGCCGTCAAGCTCGACTGGAAGTCCGACCTCCAGGATCCGGTCCTTCGTGACTTCCTGAACCAGGAGCAGTTCTCGGACCTGCTGTCGACGCGCGGCATCGCCAACGACGACACCGTGATCCTCTACGGCGGCAACAACAACTGGTTCGCGGCCTACGCCTACTGGTACTTCAAGCTGTACGGCCACAAGGACGTCCGTCTGCTCGACGGCGGCCGCAAGAAGTGGGAACTGGACGGTCGTCCGCTGAGCACCGACGCCGTCTCCCGCGAGGGAACGTCCTACAGGGCCGAGGCTCCCGACCTGTCGATCCGCGCGTTCCGCGACGAGGTCATCGCCGCCATCGGCACCAAGAACCTCCTCGACATCCGCTCCCCCGACGAGTACTCGGGCAAGATCCTGGCGCCGGCGCACCTCCCGCAGGAGCAGAGCCAGCGTCCCGGCCACATCCCCGGCGCCGTCAACGTGCCGTGGAGCAAGGCAGCGAACGAGGACGGCACCTTCAAGTCCGACGAGGAACTGAAGGAGCTCTACGACGGTGTCGGCATCGATCCGAGCAAGGGCACGATCGCGTACTGCCGCATCGGCGAGCGCTCGTCGCACAGCTGGTTCGCACTGACGCAGCTGCTGGGCTACGAGAACGTCAAGAACTACGACGGCAGCTGGACCGAGTACGGCTCCCTCGTGGGAGCACCTATCGAGTTGGGAGCGTAA
- a CDS encoding DUF1416 domain-containing protein — MCGAPAQGQTLPAGVDVEKETVITGRVLAASDGQPVGGAYVRLLDSTGEFTAEVVASGTGDFRFFAAPGTWTLRALSASGNGDVTISPESAGLHEAEISIGA; from the coding sequence ATGTGTGGAGCACCTGCTCAGGGACAGACCCTTCCCGCCGGCGTCGACGTGGAGAAGGAGACGGTCATCACGGGCCGTGTCCTGGCCGCGTCGGACGGTCAGCCCGTCGGCGGTGCGTACGTGCGCCTGCTCGACAGCACGGGTGAGTTCACCGCCGAGGTCGTCGCGTCCGGAACCGGCGACTTCCGCTTCTTCGCGGCCCCCGGCACCTGGACGCTGCGCGCGCTGTCCGCGTCCGGCAACGGCGACGTGACCATCTCGCCCGAGTCCGCCGGCCTCCACGAGGCCGAGATCTCGATCGGCGCCTGA
- a CDS encoding cutinase family protein, translating into MLRVTGLDPTDRRRTGPTRIVLRAATAALATLLLCAIPGGLAGAAPITPSDPLGLGDDPVESVLDTFGLGTKVDQDPNNYAYDCPDVLIVAITGATDSESDRNPVDEVDRLPWSNWVGNVTVPAGEASASTPGRVGWVYVPYASEYGVAVAEPVPTYQESVAEGLATMGRMIDANKTACGTSTKYVLLGYSVGAEVVERLAVDIGSRPSTAHVTSDDIAGVALVGDPYRPAGTASLDKPGPPGGGFMSSEPKDYGTLTNKIRWACRPMDIACDAPENLGVLPLALNVFGRMHFTLLDPGRTVTEFVAVSSDVAARTIAHVFSDPDFATSDESLLDVMLRVSDRTQPLPDERSPTPREMFDAVTWALGPGRPVVEAKLQAEAVGFGEDNADIPQLFEKPYVELGFLQHLYYWDNFPDNGRDWESEKMIRWITDLAREQSEAPPVDEPAAPPAGDTTAPAEPRVIPPVNPGYLAPPAQPMETVPSTWEEVLKSLGLPPEPGK; encoded by the coding sequence ATGCTTCGTGTGACCGGGCTCGACCCGACCGACCGTCGGCGGACCGGGCCGACGAGGATCGTGCTGCGCGCGGCGACCGCTGCCCTCGCGACACTGCTGTTGTGCGCGATCCCCGGAGGGCTGGCGGGGGCGGCACCGATCACCCCCTCCGATCCGCTCGGTCTGGGCGACGACCCCGTCGAGTCGGTGCTCGACACGTTCGGGCTGGGCACGAAGGTCGATCAGGATCCGAACAACTACGCGTACGACTGCCCCGACGTGCTCATCGTCGCCATCACGGGCGCGACGGACTCGGAGTCGGACCGGAACCCCGTCGACGAGGTGGACCGGCTGCCGTGGTCCAACTGGGTCGGCAACGTGACCGTGCCCGCGGGGGAGGCCTCGGCGTCCACGCCCGGACGAGTCGGTTGGGTGTACGTGCCGTACGCGTCGGAGTACGGCGTGGCCGTGGCCGAGCCGGTGCCCACCTATCAGGAATCCGTCGCCGAGGGCCTCGCGACCATGGGCCGGATGATCGACGCCAACAAGACCGCGTGCGGCACGTCGACGAAGTACGTGCTGCTCGGCTACAGCGTGGGTGCCGAGGTGGTCGAGCGCCTCGCCGTCGACATCGGGTCCCGACCGTCCACGGCGCACGTGACGTCCGACGACATCGCCGGGGTCGCCCTCGTCGGAGATCCGTACCGCCCTGCCGGCACTGCGTCCCTGGACAAGCCCGGTCCGCCGGGTGGTGGCTTCATGTCGTCCGAGCCGAAGGACTACGGAACCCTCACGAACAAGATCCGGTGGGCGTGCCGTCCGATGGACATCGCCTGTGACGCACCGGAGAACCTCGGAGTCCTGCCGTTGGCGCTCAACGTCTTCGGGCGGATGCACTTCACCCTGCTCGATCCGGGCCGCACCGTCACCGAGTTCGTCGCGGTCTCGTCCGACGTCGCGGCTCGCACCATCGCGCACGTCTTCAGCGACCCGGACTTCGCCACGTCGGACGAGTCGCTGCTCGACGTGATGCTCCGGGTGTCGGACCGCACCCAGCCACTGCCGGACGAGCGGTCGCCGACGCCGCGCGAGATGTTCGACGCAGTGACGTGGGCGCTCGGTCCCGGCCGCCCCGTCGTCGAGGCCAAGCTGCAGGCGGAGGCCGTGGGGTTCGGCGAGGACAACGCCGACATCCCGCAGCTGTTCGAGAAGCCCTACGTCGAACTGGGGTTCCTGCAGCACCTCTACTACTGGGACAACTTCCCGGACAACGGCCGCGACTGGGAGAGCGAGAAGATGATCCGCTGGATCACCGACCTCGCTCGTGAGCAGAGCGAGGCCCCTCCGGTCGACGAGCCGGCCGCTCCTCCTGCGGGAGACACGACGGCGCCCGCCGAGCCCCGCGTGATTCCCCCGGTGAATCCCGGCTATCTCGCGCCGCCGGCGCAGCCCATGGAGACGGTGCCGTCGACGTGGGAGGAAGTGCTGAAGTCCCTCGGCCTCCCGCCGGAGCCCGGCAAGTAG
- a CDS encoding FABP family protein, whose protein sequence is MTDEFGTPAPRLSGDAAVARAEERAKETAGRNIPLLPDLPGDGDTANLRQGPDISHSMLALLPLVGVWRGTGEGHDAEGDYTLGQQIVVSHDGGPYLSWESLTWRVDENGAYAGRDLRESGFWRVSGTGEPGDDGEETLELLLTHASGLIELYYGRALTQSSWELATDVVIRSTSAALVGGAKRLYGIVEGGDLAYVEERVGPDGDLEPRLSARLERYVG, encoded by the coding sequence GTGACCGACGAGTTCGGCACCCCGGCGCCCCGCCTGAGCGGTGACGCCGCGGTCGCGCGTGCAGAGGAACGGGCCAAGGAGACGGCCGGGCGCAACATCCCGCTCCTCCCCGATCTGCCCGGTGACGGTGACACCGCCAATCTGCGGCAGGGTCCCGACATCTCGCACTCCATGCTGGCACTGCTGCCGCTGGTCGGCGTGTGGCGCGGCACCGGTGAGGGACACGACGCCGAGGGCGACTACACACTGGGACAGCAGATCGTCGTGAGCCACGACGGCGGTCCCTACCTGTCGTGGGAGTCCCTCACCTGGCGCGTCGACGAGAACGGCGCCTACGCCGGTCGCGACCTGCGCGAGTCCGGCTTCTGGCGGGTGAGCGGAACCGGTGAGCCCGGTGACGATGGCGAGGAGACCCTCGAGCTCCTACTGACCCACGCGAGCGGGCTCATCGAGCTGTACTACGGCCGCGCACTGACGCAGTCGTCCTGGGAGCTGGCCACCGACGTGGTCATCAGAAGCACGTCGGCGGCGCTGGTCGGGGGCGCGAAGCGTCTCTACGGCATCGTCGAGGGTGGCGATCTCGCGTACGTGGAGGAGCGGGTCGGACCGGACGGCGATCTCGAGCCCCGGCTGTCCGCCCGCCTCGAACGCTACGTGGGCTGA
- the cydC gene encoding thiol reductant ABC exporter subunit CydC, with amino-acid sequence MSDLTRALRLLDLPPGRVARAVAAGVATLGSALALSALSAWLITRAWQMPPVLHLSVAVVAVRALGITRGVCRYLERLATHDVALRGTVRARSTLYRDLSQGDSATAVTTRRGDLLVRTGADVDAVGDVVVRALVPVAVAAVVSALAVGLVAVWSPAAAIVLAVALLVSGVVAPWSSARAERAVAHDLVAARADFAAHAVTAIDHAAELRVSGRLADVRRRADEADRAVGAAQDRAAGWSALSAAATPLSMGVAVLGALAVGISAYGTASGFAGGTDPTGLAVVVLVPLAAFEATGAIPAAAVAWVRGSAAARRIMALVDEARSGPAVTPKDDPSPSPSPSVRLEVCDVVAGRGGSRTAPVSLVVEPGARLAISGPSGVGKSTLAMTIAGLVAPAAGAVLVDGRSVGELSEDAVRRTVSYVAEDAHVFRTTVLENLRVVRGDVTETEATAALDRVGLGDWVRALPDGVHTDLDGGAEVLSGGQRRRLLLARATLSRAAVIIVDEPTEHVDDVSSAALLAAMLDPDGGLFDRATTVLVVTHRPVPTGVRVVTVSGERQVCSLTEKDVADRADPRVASSVHERGGGLELYDSWTREVAAR; translated from the coding sequence ATGAGCGATCTGACGCGGGCACTGCGGCTGCTCGACCTGCCGCCGGGGCGCGTCGCGCGGGCCGTGGCGGCGGGAGTCGCGACGCTGGGCAGTGCACTCGCGCTGTCCGCGCTCTCGGCCTGGCTCATCACGCGGGCATGGCAGATGCCGCCGGTGTTGCACCTCTCGGTGGCCGTGGTCGCGGTGCGCGCGCTCGGCATCACGCGCGGCGTGTGTCGGTATCTGGAACGACTGGCCACTCACGACGTCGCACTGCGCGGGACCGTCCGTGCGCGGTCCACCCTGTACCGCGATCTGTCGCAGGGTGATTCGGCCACGGCGGTGACGACGCGGCGAGGGGATCTCCTCGTGCGGACCGGCGCCGACGTGGACGCCGTCGGCGACGTGGTGGTGCGCGCCCTCGTTCCCGTCGCCGTCGCCGCGGTGGTCTCGGCCCTCGCGGTCGGACTCGTCGCCGTGTGGTCCCCTGCCGCGGCAATCGTCCTGGCGGTCGCGCTGCTCGTCTCCGGGGTCGTGGCGCCCTGGTCGAGCGCCAGGGCCGAGCGGGCCGTCGCCCATGATCTCGTCGCTGCGCGAGCCGACTTCGCCGCCCACGCCGTCACCGCGATCGACCACGCCGCCGAACTCCGGGTGTCCGGGCGACTGGCAGACGTGCGACGCCGCGCCGACGAGGCCGACCGCGCCGTCGGTGCCGCGCAGGACCGCGCCGCCGGGTGGTCCGCCCTGTCCGCCGCGGCGACCCCGCTGTCGATGGGAGTCGCGGTGCTGGGCGCCCTCGCCGTCGGCATCTCGGCGTACGGCACCGCATCGGGGTTCGCGGGCGGCACCGACCCCACCGGGCTCGCCGTCGTGGTGCTGGTTCCGCTCGCCGCGTTCGAGGCGACGGGTGCGATACCCGCCGCCGCGGTGGCGTGGGTGCGCGGATCCGCGGCGGCTCGGCGGATCATGGCTCTCGTGGACGAGGCCCGCTCCGGGCCGGCGGTGACGCCGAAGGACGACCCGTCGCCGTCGCCGTCGCCGTCGGTGCGCCTCGAGGTGTGCGACGTCGTCGCAGGCCGCGGCGGATCGCGGACCGCGCCGGTATCTCTGGTGGTGGAACCCGGTGCGCGCCTGGCGATCAGCGGACCCAGCGGCGTCGGCAAGTCCACGCTCGCCATGACGATCGCGGGGCTCGTCGCCCCCGCCGCGGGCGCCGTGCTCGTCGACGGCAGGTCCGTCGGCGAACTGTCCGAGGACGCGGTGCGCCGGACGGTGTCCTACGTCGCCGAGGACGCCCATGTCTTCCGGACCACCGTTCTGGAGAACCTCCGTGTGGTGCGCGGTGACGTGACCGAGACGGAGGCGACGGCGGCACTCGACCGGGTCGGGCTCGGCGACTGGGTGCGCGCACTGCCCGACGGTGTGCACACGGACCTCGACGGCGGCGCGGAGGTGCTGTCCGGCGGACAGCGTCGCCGACTGCTGCTGGCCCGCGCGACGCTCTCGCGGGCGGCGGTGATCATCGTCGACGAGCCCACCGAACACGTGGACGACGTGTCCTCCGCCGCGTTGCTCGCCGCGATGCTCGATCCCGACGGTGGACTGTTCGATCGGGCGACGACCGTTCTGGTCGTGACGCATCGACCGGTGCCGACGGGCGTTCGAGTGGTGACCGTGAGCGGTGAACGTCAGGTGTGTTCGCTCACGGAAAAAGACGTTGCCGACCGGGCTGATCCACGCGTAGCGTCGTCTGTACACGAGAGAGGAGGTGGTCTGGAATTGTATGACTCTTGGACGCGTGAGGTGGCTGCCCGCTAG
- the cydD gene encoding thiol reductant ABC exporter subunit CydD translates to MTATRRPRGPVDPRLWRRSVPVRRHLVGSVALSLVTTACVVVIAVVVGTVLGGAVTDPTRRTVGAWTTELTVLAAAVLVRVLASWARSRYAHRSAVRVVRGLRADMLDAATTTRSRGGEDRGEWSTVVTRGLDGLAPYLTDYVPALVLAATVTPIATLVIAFVDPLSAVIVAVTLPTVPVFMVLIGLMTRGRSRRTLDAMTRLSSQLMDLLAGIPTLRALGRQDGPAARVGELGDEHRRRTMAALRVAFLSSMVLELLATLGVALVAVSIGLRLVYGDMELAPGIIALILAPEVYLPLRTLGAAFHASEDGAEAAGRTFALLESAESQAPHDQRTAAPPTGPVTVVLTNLSVRGRDGWAPRHLDATFRAGRVTVLTGANGTGKSTVLASVLGLVDPDEGSVSLVGSDGVRVDLSTVDLDRWWRRVTWQPQRPAVVAGSVADNLDLGARGDVAEAARATGFSSVLASLPRGAATMLGAGGVGLSVGEAQRLALTRTLAATESVVLLDEPTAHLDPESARRVLGSLRAAADGGRTVVIVGHTPEVLAAADTVVHVDRAAVSA, encoded by the coding sequence CGGTCACCGACCCGACCCGTCGGACGGTCGGAGCCTGGACCACCGAGCTGACGGTCCTGGCTGCCGCCGTGCTGGTCCGCGTCCTCGCGTCGTGGGCGCGGTCGAGGTACGCGCACCGCTCGGCGGTCCGAGTCGTGCGCGGGTTGCGCGCGGACATGCTGGACGCGGCCACGACGACGCGCTCGCGCGGCGGGGAGGATCGGGGCGAGTGGTCGACGGTGGTCACGCGTGGTCTCGACGGACTGGCGCCCTACCTCACCGACTACGTCCCGGCCCTCGTCCTGGCGGCGACCGTCACGCCGATCGCGACCCTGGTGATCGCGTTCGTCGATCCGCTCTCCGCGGTGATCGTGGCGGTCACACTCCCGACGGTCCCGGTGTTCATGGTGCTGATCGGTCTGATGACCCGCGGGCGGTCCCGACGAACCCTCGACGCGATGACGCGACTGTCCTCTCAGCTGATGGACCTGCTCGCCGGAATCCCGACACTGCGCGCACTCGGCCGGCAGGACGGGCCGGCCGCGCGGGTCGGCGAACTCGGGGACGAGCACCGCCGCCGGACGATGGCCGCACTGCGCGTCGCCTTCCTCTCGTCCATGGTGCTCGAACTGCTGGCCACGCTCGGCGTCGCACTCGTCGCGGTGTCGATCGGTCTACGCCTCGTGTACGGCGACATGGAGCTGGCGCCCGGCATCATCGCGCTCATTCTGGCGCCCGAGGTCTACCTGCCGCTGCGCACACTCGGTGCCGCCTTCCACGCGTCCGAGGACGGTGCGGAGGCCGCGGGACGTACCTTCGCTCTGCTCGAGAGCGCCGAGTCGCAGGCGCCGCATGACCAGCGGACGGCCGCGCCGCCCACCGGTCCGGTCACCGTCGTCCTGACGAACCTGTCGGTCCGCGGGCGGGACGGGTGGGCACCCCGCCACCTCGACGCGACGTTCCGGGCGGGACGGGTGACGGTGCTGACCGGCGCCAACGGGACCGGGAAGTCCACGGTCCTGGCGTCCGTTCTCGGGCTCGTCGATCCCGACGAGGGGTCCGTCTCCCTCGTGGGCTCCGACGGGGTGCGGGTCGACCTGTCGACCGTCGACCTCGACCGGTGGTGGCGCCGTGTGACCTGGCAGCCGCAGCGTCCGGCCGTCGTCGCCGGATCCGTCGCCGACAACCTCGACCTCGGGGCGCGTGGTGACGTGGCCGAAGCTGCTCGCGCCACGGGGTTCTCGTCCGTCCTGGCGTCCCTGCCCCGCGGAGCCGCGACGATGCTCGGCGCCGGGGGAGTGGGACTGTCCGTCGGAGAAGCCCAGCGGTTGGCCCTGACGCGCACTCTCGCCGCGACGGAATCCGTCGTGCTCCTGGACGAACCGACCGCCCACCTCGACCCGGAATCGGCGCGTCGGGTGCTCGGGTCCCTGCGGGCCGCGGCCGACGGCGGCCGCACCGTCGTCATCGTGGGGCACACGCCCGAGGTGCTCGCCGCCGCGGACACTGTCGTGCACGTGGACCGAGCGGCGGTGTCGGCATGA